DNA from Massilia antarctica:
GGAGTCGATCAAGGCCGGCTACGCGGTCGAAGAGGGCATCGCCGGCTACCGCCGCCTGATCGATGCCGCGCCCGGGGCGTAGGGCGAGCGCGGAAGAACGCGCTATCGAACGCCGGGTGGGCGAGCAATCCGCCATGTTGGAACGGGGGGGGCGCTGCCCGAATGTGCGGGGGAAGGGCGATGGCGGACTGCGAGCAAGCGCGTCGCGGCATCGCCTCGTATCGAACTGCCAGAGGATCGGGTGTCGGCGGCCGGTAAGGAGGGGGCCGGGACCGTGCGCGCTGCACGCGCAGCGATGGCGGGATGGATTGAGCGCTAGCCTCGTTGCCCTGCCCACGCACCAACGCGCGCGCATTAAAAAAGCCACCTCGAAGGTGGCCATATCGTTGGGAAATTTAGAGAACCGCTCTCGGAGTCGCGTCATGCAATGCGATGTCACGTAGAAGTCTTTGATTTCAATGCGAACGATGGGGTGGCTGATGGGGCTCGAACCCACGACAACAGGAATCACAATCCTGGACTCTACCAACTGAGCTACAGCCACCATCGAATCTGCATTTTGTTCAGATGCTTCCTGAACAGAAAAAGATTATACAAACATCTGAGCGAACTGGCAAATCAAAATGCGCGTAACGCGAAATATTTTCAAATTACCACTTCGCGCACGGGCGCATCGATGCCCAGCAAGTTGGCAAACGCGAGCGACAACGCCGTTGCGCTGGCGCTGGTATAGCCCTGGAGGGTCGGTGCGGCGCCCATGCCAGCGGCGGTGACGGCGACATGGGAACCAGCCGCACTCTCCGCACCAGTGGCACCAGCGGCCGCGCGGCTGAGGTCAGGCACCGCGCCGGCGGCGTTGCCCTGATTGAGCAAGCCGGCGGCACCCAGCAGGCGCGCCAGTTGCCGCGCCACCGCGTCGCCGGTGTCGATCAGCACGATGTCGCGCGACGTCGCCGCGGCAATGACCTGGCCAAGCGTGGCCAGCACGAACGGGTAGTGCGTGCAGCCCAGCACCAAGGTATCGGCGCCCTGGTCCAGCAGCGGCACCACGTACCGCTCCAGCAAGGTCCTGATCTGCGCCGATCCCAGGTCGCCGAGTTCGATCTGGTCGACCAGGCCCGGACACCCCTGCAGCAAGAATTGCGCAGTGCTGGCGGCGCTGATCTGGTCGCGCAGCAGCAGGAACTTGGCGCCGGCAATCGTGACCTTGGTCGCCAGCACCCCCACCTTGCCATTGCGCGTGGCCGCCGCGGCCGGCTTGAGGCCCGGCTCCACCCCGACGAGGGGCATGTCGGGATAGTGCGCGCGCAGCACCTTGATGGCCGCCACCGTGGCCGTATTGCACGCCACCACCAGCGCCTTGGCGCCGTTGGCGACAAGAAAACCGGCGACCGCCAGGGAGCGCTCGGCCACCACGCTTTCCGGCTTGTCGCCATACGGCGCAAAACCGGAATCGGCGAAGTACAGCAAATGCTCATGCGGCAGCTGCGCGCGGATATGGCGCAGGACCGACAAGCCACCGACGCCGGAATCGAACACGCCGATCGGCGCGGTAACCGACGCCGTGGCCACCCTTGGGACGCTCGCGTTTGTCACTCGTTCGTCACTCAGGCCACGCTGACAGGAATCTTGCCGACGCTCGACAGCGATTCAATCCTGGCTGCCCATTCCTTTGGACCGGTGTTGTGCACCGAAGTTCCATTGGAGTCGACCGCCACCGTGACCGGCATGTCGACCACATCGAACTCGTAGATCGCTTCCATGCCCATGTCGTGGAAACCGAGCACCTTGGCGCTCTTGATCGCCTTCGACACCAGGTAAGCGGCGCCGCCGACCGCCATCAGGTAGGCCGACTTGTGCTTCTGGATCGATTCGATGGCCGCCGGGCCGCGCTCGGCCTTGCCGATCATGGCGATCAGGCCGGTTTTTTCGAGCATCATGTCGGTGAACTTGTCCATGCGGGTGGCGGTCGTCGGACCGGCCGGGCCGACCGCTTCGTCGCGCACCGGATCGAC
Protein-coding regions in this window:
- the murI gene encoding glutamate racemase; amino-acid sequence: MTNASVPRVATASVTAPIGVFDSGVGGLSVLRHIRAQLPHEHLLYFADSGFAPYGDKPESVVAERSLAVAGFLVANGAKALVVACNTATVAAIKVLRAHYPDMPLVGVEPGLKPAAAATRNGKVGVLATKVTIAGAKFLLLRDQISAASTAQFLLQGCPGLVDQIELGDLGSAQIRTLLERYVVPLLDQGADTLVLGCTHYPFVLATLGQVIAAATSRDIVLIDTGDAVARQLARLLGAAGLLNQGNAAGAVPDLSRAAAGATGAESAAGSHVAVTAAGMGAAPTLQGYTSASATALSLAFANLLGIDAPVREVVI